From the genome of Thermogutta terrifontis, one region includes:
- a CDS encoding PQQ-binding-like beta-propeller repeat protein — protein MMRVPFVLKFARPELADVRVGVRWLGRRKARSRDGCWSHLLTAGLLFGVSLSLTPHLEASDWPVAGHDVRRSGSAETTLRPPFTRLWYRLFTDEGLMSGVQPVVYRDRLFVGTLRGTVYALDRLKGTVAWKVHLPGAILHSCAADGKKVFVPCADGALYALAVRDGTQLWRFQTGAAVWNSPVVFDGKVFFGGRDGKLYALRSEDGKLAWQYTVHAPVLASPAIDPERRRAFFAVEDMRVYALQVDDGGLLWQSERLPGVTFRGYYPVVAPDGSVMVTTAPLYSQEELQTVVEEAVREIFGDYASWRHSAGENARLRDENFRLLAQPETYQRQMELIRRKLEDKPYFQTFFLLDGDTGARRGVVPIVYAESMNGTGMPPVVAPDNRVIVKFQALLRSRYQHYSPFLNVGYLDTRTGNIEPLLDESRTYGWHDSLLLVHDEQCCLGVAGTTLINTHQDNVNALDLISRRGFPEPFCWNVHEPEKGEALSIWTMLIRGEPLPVGKEWILRGTGVYGGGSVIDVGITMVDDTFYYVPTHEISAGCAIIAYQMKEHGEASRKTTVPTANLSSEERDKLASFDSDWDLLSTPRIARLAPEFLELREQARRETLSQIGPPPFVDEKLIEQTIWEVPADAGQSPEKYAELEADIRGKLNLAVKELVSRRWAPFVFPAGKHPVESYRFFADPCETLLALAYSYPYLDAEIQRSVKDWVVHELQPGGCLNDLWNDELKLDGSVSRTRYDVPRPPRLVLDDRHFDRLARLYPFWLWTYHTGDPHLAERVKASLAEIVSQGSKPADIDLGNSAIAGWIAAARFARHFGLPEIEERAVSQAKTAIRTRLDYEWQHPIDGLFAEARTSRWVCARWRNLTPELARLLAHYARPIQERLVDRYVDHHRPTWWLAWNVELAWRNESPFSLPSMAQEIFSAKALILQTPPDVLATWVDIPWCSADLYYIEKLAWTIRACRGIVWHPLTN, from the coding sequence ATGATGCGCGTTCCATTTGTCCTTAAATTTGCGAGGCCCGAGCTGGCAGACGTGCGAGTTGGGGTGCGGTGGCTCGGGCGGCGCAAGGCAAGGTCAAGAGACGGTTGTTGGAGTCACCTGCTGACGGCAGGACTGTTGTTTGGGGTGAGCCTTTCCCTAACTCCGCATCTGGAAGCCAGCGACTGGCCCGTGGCTGGCCATGATGTCCGCCGATCCGGCAGTGCCGAGACGACACTTCGACCACCGTTTACACGGCTGTGGTATCGGCTGTTTACGGACGAAGGGCTCATGTCCGGGGTGCAACCCGTGGTCTACCGAGACAGGCTTTTCGTCGGTACGCTTCGCGGAACAGTTTACGCCTTAGACCGATTGAAGGGCACCGTCGCATGGAAGGTGCATTTGCCTGGGGCGATTCTCCATAGTTGCGCGGCGGACGGCAAGAAGGTATTTGTGCCATGTGCCGACGGTGCTCTGTACGCCCTTGCGGTTCGCGACGGTACCCAGCTGTGGCGATTTCAAACAGGTGCCGCTGTGTGGAATAGTCCCGTGGTCTTTGATGGAAAAGTGTTCTTTGGGGGAAGAGATGGAAAGCTGTACGCCCTGCGATCGGAGGACGGCAAATTAGCCTGGCAGTACACTGTTCACGCGCCGGTATTGGCCAGTCCGGCGATCGATCCAGAACGCCGCCGGGCGTTCTTTGCGGTGGAAGACATGCGTGTGTACGCCTTGCAAGTGGATGACGGCGGGCTTCTGTGGCAGAGCGAGCGTTTACCGGGGGTTACTTTCCGCGGATACTATCCCGTCGTCGCGCCGGACGGATCGGTGATGGTGACCACGGCTCCGCTTTACAGTCAGGAAGAGTTGCAAACGGTGGTCGAGGAAGCTGTTCGGGAAATCTTCGGCGACTACGCAAGCTGGCGGCATTCCGCGGGGGAAAACGCCCGTCTCCGAGATGAGAATTTTCGGCTTCTGGCGCAGCCGGAGACCTACCAGCGTCAGATGGAGTTGATTCGCCGAAAGCTGGAGGACAAGCCTTACTTTCAGACGTTTTTCCTCCTGGACGGTGACACGGGGGCACGTCGTGGCGTGGTCCCCATCGTTTATGCAGAAAGCATGAACGGCACGGGAATGCCCCCGGTCGTTGCTCCAGATAACCGCGTTATTGTCAAGTTTCAGGCTCTGCTTCGCAGCCGCTATCAGCATTATTCCCCATTTTTGAACGTTGGTTACCTGGACACGCGGACCGGGAATATCGAGCCACTTCTGGATGAAAGCCGCACGTATGGCTGGCACGACAGTTTGCTCCTGGTTCACGATGAGCAGTGTTGTTTGGGTGTCGCCGGGACGACGCTGATCAACACCCATCAGGATAACGTCAATGCGTTAGACCTGATCAGTCGCCGGGGCTTTCCCGAACCTTTCTGTTGGAATGTCCACGAGCCCGAAAAAGGCGAGGCCCTGAGTATTTGGACCATGCTGATTCGCGGTGAGCCACTTCCCGTCGGGAAAGAGTGGATCCTGCGCGGAACGGGAGTTTACGGGGGTGGGTCAGTCATCGATGTGGGGATCACGATGGTAGACGACACGTTCTACTATGTACCTACCCATGAAATCAGCGCGGGCTGCGCGATCATTGCGTATCAGATGAAGGAACACGGCGAGGCAAGTCGGAAAACGACGGTTCCGACGGCGAATTTGAGCAGCGAGGAACGCGATAAACTCGCGTCTTTCGACTCTGATTGGGATTTGCTGAGTACGCCCCGGATTGCTCGTCTGGCTCCTGAATTCCTTGAGCTTCGGGAGCAAGCCCGTCGAGAGACACTTTCACAGATTGGACCACCCCCGTTTGTTGATGAGAAACTTATTGAGCAGACGATTTGGGAAGTTCCGGCGGACGCTGGGCAAAGTCCAGAAAAGTATGCCGAGCTGGAGGCTGATATTCGCGGAAAATTGAACCTGGCGGTAAAAGAACTTGTATCCCGTCGCTGGGCCCCATTCGTTTTTCCGGCCGGCAAGCATCCAGTGGAAAGCTACCGCTTTTTCGCTGACCCGTGCGAAACGTTGCTCGCCCTCGCCTACAGTTACCCCTACCTCGACGCAGAAATCCAGCGTTCCGTGAAGGATTGGGTGGTGCATGAACTCCAGCCTGGTGGATGCCTGAATGATCTCTGGAATGATGAACTGAAACTCGATGGCTCGGTATCACGGACCCGTTATGACGTTCCCCGACCACCGCGTCTTGTGCTGGACGACCGCCACTTCGACAGATTGGCGCGCCTCTATCCGTTCTGGCTCTGGACGTATCACACCGGCGATCCGCACCTGGCCGAAAGAGTAAAAGCCAGCCTGGCAGAAATTGTTTCCCAGGGCAGCAAGCCTGCAGATATTGATCTCGGAAACAGCGCCATCGCGGGATGGATTGCGGCGGCACGTTTCGCTCGGCATTTCGGGCTTCCCGAAATTGAAGAGAGGGCAGTTTCCCAGGCCAAGACCGCCATCCGAACGAGGCTTGACTACGAATGGCAACACCCGATTGACGGCCTGTTTGCGGAAGCTCGAACGAGCCGGTGGGTGTGCGCGCGATGGAGAAATCTCACTCCCGAGCTTGCCCGTTTACTCGCCCATTATGCGCGACCGATTCAGGAACGGCTCGTGGATCGCTATGTCGACCATCATCGCCCGACCTGGTGGTTGGCCTGGAATGTCGAGTTGGCGTGGCGGAACGAATCTCCGTTCTCACTGCCCAGCATGGCTCAGGAGATATTCTCGGCCAAGGCGCTTATTTTGCAGACCCCTCCCGACGTGCTTGCAACGTGGGTCGATATACCTTGGTGCTCGGCCGACCTTTATTACATTGAGAAGCTGGCATGGACCATCCGGGCCTGCCGTGGGATAGTCTGGCATCCGCTCACGAATTGA
- a CDS encoding twin-arginine translocation signal domain-containing protein, giving the protein MNRTQSLTACHCCLNRRQFLRGCAGCGAVSLAAGLPGASWSSETATASQPKVRVRLVFACWALVQDRPTWPHIGHDMRPEIERVTNALRDGCPEVEFLPTVAHSVEDADKILAQHEADKIDGYLVYNMNNWIQVFHRIAASGHPMLLADYIYAGSGGFLVYGSQLRRKYRNFSLIGSSNTEDLIAAARCFPILKTQGVDAFVAACDRVRQERTPAPRLTQVVEDKLELASIGDCLESIKKARIVAVGGGGEALAKSIGERLGITVHQVSFEEMAEAAEKVDLNAAEELAARWKSGAQKVIIDSPEETLRLSAINYLAQKALLDKYQAEAITINCLGGFYSGKLKAYPCLGFVELLNSGMIGACEADLNSTVTMVVMNHLARRPGYISDPVIDSSKRQIIYAHCVATTKPFGPQGPANPYEILTHSEDRRGASVRSFLPVGYMTSTLEIFADRKQILFHRAVAAENVVIDRACRTKLACEVPGDFEKLFLGWSGGWHRVTFYGDLAEPVRDLAQALGFELVEEA; this is encoded by the coding sequence ATGAACCGTACACAGTCTTTGACAGCGTGCCACTGCTGCTTAAATCGGCGGCAATTCCTCCGCGGATGCGCCGGATGTGGTGCTGTCTCACTGGCCGCCGGGCTACCCGGAGCGAGTTGGAGCAGCGAGACAGCGACAGCTTCTCAGCCGAAAGTTCGGGTAAGACTGGTGTTCGCCTGCTGGGCCCTGGTGCAGGACCGCCCCACCTGGCCGCACATTGGTCACGATATGCGACCGGAAATCGAACGTGTTACCAATGCACTGCGCGATGGGTGTCCAGAGGTGGAGTTCCTGCCCACAGTGGCCCACAGCGTCGAGGACGCTGACAAAATCCTCGCCCAGCATGAAGCCGACAAAATCGACGGCTATCTGGTTTACAACATGAACAACTGGATACAGGTCTTTCACCGGATTGCCGCGTCCGGCCACCCCATGCTGCTGGCCGACTATATTTACGCTGGAAGCGGAGGCTTCTTGGTCTACGGCTCACAGTTGCGACGAAAGTACAGGAATTTTTCTCTCATCGGTTCATCAAACACGGAGGACCTGATCGCTGCCGCCCGGTGCTTTCCCATTTTGAAGACGCAGGGGGTGGATGCATTTGTCGCGGCATGTGACCGGGTTCGGCAGGAACGGACTCCTGCACCGCGACTGACCCAGGTGGTCGAGGATAAGCTGGAGCTGGCCTCTATTGGCGACTGCTTGGAGAGCATTAAAAAGGCCAGGATCGTCGCCGTCGGCGGTGGCGGTGAGGCGCTCGCCAAAAGCATTGGGGAACGATTGGGAATCACCGTTCATCAGGTGAGCTTTGAGGAAATGGCAGAGGCGGCCGAGAAAGTCGATCTCAACGCTGCTGAAGAGCTAGCCGCCCGGTGGAAGTCAGGGGCGCAGAAAGTCATCATCGACAGTCCGGAGGAGACGCTGCGTCTTTCCGCTATCAATTATTTGGCTCAGAAAGCGCTTTTGGACAAATATCAGGCCGAGGCCATCACGATCAACTGTCTCGGGGGCTTCTACAGCGGAAAGCTGAAGGCCTATCCGTGCCTGGGATTTGTGGAACTTCTGAACTCCGGCATGATTGGCGCCTGCGAAGCCGATCTCAATTCCACGGTGACCATGGTGGTCATGAATCATTTGGCGCGGCGACCGGGGTACATCTCGGATCCTGTCATCGATTCCTCGAAGCGCCAAATCATCTACGCGCATTGTGTGGCCACCACGAAGCCTTTCGGTCCGCAGGGGCCAGCCAACCCTTACGAAATCCTCACCCACTCCGAGGATCGCCGGGGCGCATCTGTCCGATCGTTCCTGCCCGTTGGATATATGACGTCCACCCTGGAGATTTTTGCCGATCGAAAACAGATTCTCTTCCATCGAGCAGTGGCGGCAGAAAACGTGGTCATCGACCGCGCATGTCGCACAAAGCTGGCCTGCGAAGTCCCGGGCGACTTCGAAAAACTCTTCCTGGGTTGGAGCGGAGGATGGCATCGCGTTACCTTTTATGGCGATCTGGCGGAACCGGTCCGCGATCTGGCTCAGGCACTCGGCTTTGAGCTGGTGGAAGAGGCCTGA
- the lepB gene encoding signal peptidase I: protein MGASHTSISGKSGKQASSGDKAVSRGTSPTQRPSEKADYPRSNWLREVAEAISIALILAFLFRAFEAEAFVIPTGSMAPTLMGRHKDLVCEQCGFAFQTGASEEVDKLTNRPTGKYVISATCPNCRYTMYVGPNKKNGRQTPSYKGDRILVSKYEYHLSQPRRWDVIVFKYPGDASTNFIKRLVGLPHETVRIYHGDIFIRRENETKFSIARKPPAKILAMLQPVYDDDHPARKLLEAGWPERWQPEEEQKDMWGISRQTREYTVTAAPGHEAWLRYRHYVPSWEVWEAVSEGLQVDPRQVRPQLISDFMAYNTNQGEDAEELANAWGQGVVPLRGDQLGLHWVNDLAVECEAEVAAPGAEIILELTRGGQVFRVLVDFAGGRATFEGLGHPRFVETASLGRQGPGRYRIRFANVDQQLVLWVNERPVTVEYETDWHGPTLNDLERPVRIGVRQGTVTLRHLKVFRDVYYIAHERGSGFVMHDFDWDRSPYRYLGRGFFSPDEFRKKVAEVMSDPTQWDFFSTAHALEFNLGAKQYFVLGDNSPQSEDGRFWTKEHYVREELLVGKALAVIWPHSLDRIPGTNIPIRFFPNFWRMKIVR from the coding sequence ATGGGAGCGTCGCACACATCGATATCTGGCAAGAGTGGAAAACAGGCCAGTTCCGGAGACAAGGCCGTTTCTCGCGGCACTTCTCCCACCCAACGGCCATCTGAAAAGGCAGACTACCCTCGCTCTAACTGGTTGCGGGAAGTGGCAGAGGCTATTTCCATCGCCCTCATCCTGGCCTTCTTGTTTCGCGCATTTGAAGCGGAAGCATTCGTCATTCCCACAGGCTCTATGGCCCCCACTTTGATGGGGCGGCACAAGGACCTTGTGTGCGAGCAATGCGGCTTTGCTTTTCAGACTGGCGCCAGCGAAGAAGTGGACAAACTGACCAACCGTCCCACGGGCAAGTACGTCATCAGCGCTACTTGCCCCAATTGCCGTTACACGATGTACGTCGGTCCCAACAAGAAAAATGGCCGTCAAACGCCCTCATACAAAGGCGACCGCATCCTTGTGTCCAAATACGAATATCATCTGTCGCAACCCCGGCGGTGGGATGTCATCGTCTTCAAGTACCCGGGTGATGCCTCGACAAACTTCATCAAACGGCTGGTCGGTCTTCCGCACGAAACGGTGAGGATTTACCACGGAGATATTTTCATCCGTCGGGAAAACGAAACGAAGTTTTCCATCGCGAGAAAACCACCGGCAAAGATTCTGGCCATGCTGCAACCAGTTTACGACGATGACCATCCCGCCAGAAAGCTCCTCGAAGCAGGATGGCCTGAAAGATGGCAGCCTGAAGAAGAGCAGAAGGACATGTGGGGAATATCCCGGCAAACTCGGGAGTACACGGTCACGGCGGCTCCAGGCCACGAAGCCTGGTTGCGTTACCGGCATTATGTTCCTTCGTGGGAAGTCTGGGAAGCGGTGAGTGAGGGGCTGCAGGTAGATCCGCGTCAGGTTCGTCCGCAACTCATCAGTGACTTCATGGCCTACAACACCAATCAGGGGGAAGACGCCGAAGAATTGGCGAATGCCTGGGGACAAGGCGTCGTTCCTCTCCGTGGTGATCAGTTGGGGTTGCACTGGGTGAACGACCTCGCCGTCGAATGTGAGGCAGAAGTTGCCGCACCGGGGGCGGAGATTATCCTTGAGCTCACTCGAGGCGGCCAGGTTTTTCGAGTGCTGGTGGATTTCGCGGGCGGCCGGGCAACATTTGAAGGGCTGGGCCATCCGCGCTTTGTGGAGACCGCATCCCTCGGCCGACAAGGACCAGGACGTTACAGAATTCGGTTCGCCAACGTCGATCAGCAGCTTGTTTTGTGGGTGAATGAACGCCCGGTAACTGTGGAATATGAAACCGACTGGCACGGTCCGACACTCAACGACCTGGAACGTCCAGTTCGAATTGGCGTTCGCCAGGGAACAGTCACGCTGCGGCATTTGAAGGTTTTCCGTGATGTGTATTACATCGCTCACGAGCGCGGTTCGGGCTTCGTCATGCATGATTTTGATTGGGATCGATCTCCCTATCGTTATTTGGGTCGGGGCTTCTTCTCGCCCGATGAGTTTCGCAAAAAAGTCGCTGAAGTGATGTCTGATCCCACGCAGTGGGACTTCTTTAGCACGGCTCACGCCCTGGAATTCAACCTGGGTGCAAAACAGTACTTCGTGCTGGGTGACAACAGCCCCCAGAGCGAAGACGGACGATTCTGGACCAAGGAACATTACGTGCGGGAGGAGCTTTTGGTGGGCAAGGCCCTGGCCGTCATTTGGCCGCACTCCCTGGATCGCATACCGGGGACGAATATTCCTATCCGATTTTTCCCGAATTTCTGGCGGATGAAAATCGTCCGCTAG
- a CDS encoding thermonuclease family protein, with translation MNRRLPRFPIPRTVRRRRNFPDSRSLIFLLIILILVVYRGLRSANQNADRGLSTGEGVLTVERVVDGDTLRLTNGETVRLIGVDAPESVKPDSQVEPYGPEAAEYLAALVRQAGNQVRLEFDGPRRDKYGRLLAYVWAGDKLLNEEIIRAGFSRAETQYSYSHIMKERFRLAETEAKLARRGIWSLPENSSHRN, from the coding sequence ATGAACCGGCGACTGCCGAGGTTTCCCATTCCGCGGACTGTTCGACGCCGGCGCAACTTTCCCGACTCTCGCTCGCTCATCTTCCTGCTGATCATCCTCATCCTGGTTGTTTACCGTGGTCTGCGCTCCGCCAATCAAAATGCCGATCGCGGCCTTTCAACCGGAGAAGGTGTACTGACGGTGGAACGCGTCGTGGATGGAGACACCCTTCGCCTCACCAACGGCGAAACAGTGCGTCTCATCGGCGTGGACGCTCCGGAATCGGTGAAACCGGACTCTCAGGTCGAACCATATGGTCCCGAGGCCGCTGAATATCTGGCTGCGCTGGTGCGGCAGGCCGGCAATCAAGTGCGGCTGGAATTCGACGGACCCCGGCGGGACAAGTACGGTCGGCTTCTGGCATACGTATGGGCTGGCGATAAACTTCTCAACGAAGAGATCATCCGCGCCGGTTTCAGCCGGGCTGAAACCCAGTATTCCTATTCGCACATCATGAAGGAACGCTTCCGCCTTGCGGAAACAGAAGCAAAACTTGCCCGGAGGGGAATCTGGTCACTTCCCGAGAATTCATCCCATCGGAATTGA